One genomic region from Quercus robur chromosome 4, dhQueRobu3.1, whole genome shotgun sequence encodes:
- the LOC126721052 gene encoding 36.4 kDa proline-rich protein-like isoform X6: MAKCTSPILLILLLNFGTLLTSLALPYCPPPEYPPKFPPQPPHVKPPVKPPHVKPPVKPPHVKPPVKPPHVKPPVKPPHVKPPVKPPVKPPHVKPPVKPPHPPKPPVYPPKPPVYPPKPPVYPPKPPVYPPKPPVYPPKPPVLPPKPPVYPPKPPVLPPKPPVLPPKPPVYPPKPPVYPPKPPVLPPKPPVYPPKPPVFPPKPPVLPPKPPVFPPKPPVLPPKPPVYPPYVPNPPVVPPVVPKPPPTPLPPVVPIPPVVPKPPPTPISPVVPNPPVVPKPPPTETPCPPPPPPETPCPPPPPIVTPPPQETCPIDTLKLGACVDVLGGLVHIGIGSSAKDACCPVLQGLVDLDAAVCLCTTIKAKLLNISIVIPIALEVLVDCGKTPPQGFKCA, encoded by the exons ATGGCAAAGTGTACTTCGCCTATACTCTTAATCCTCCTACTAAACTTTGGTACATTGCTCACTTCTCTTGCTTTACCTTACTGTCCTCCTCCCGAATACCCACCAAAGTTCCCACCCCAACCACCACATGTTAAACCACCAGTAAAACCACCACATGTTAAGCCTCCAGTGAAGCCACCCCATGTTAAACCACCAGTAAAACCACCCCATGTTAAGCCTCCAGTGAAGCCACCCCATGTTAAGCCACCAGTAAAACCACCA GTAAAGCCACCGCACGTTAAGCCACCAGTAAAGCCACCCCACCCACCCAAACCTCCAGTATATCCCCCCAAGCCACCAGTATATCCCCCCAAACCTCCAGTATATCCACCCAAACCTCCAGTATATCCACCCAAACCACCAGTATATCCACCCAAGCCACCTGTACTTCCACCCAAGCCACCAGTATATCCTCCCAAACCACCTGTACTTCCACCCAAGCCACCTGTACTTCCACCCAAGCCACCAGTATATCCACCCAAACCACCGGTATATCCCCCCAAACCTCCAGTACTTCCACCCAAGCCACCTGTATATCCACCCAAGCCTCCTGTATTTCCACCTAAGCCTCCAGTACTTCCACCCAAGCCTCCTGTATTTCCACCTAAACCTCCAGTACTTCCACCTAAGCCTCCAGTATATCCACCTTATGTCCCCAATCCACCAGTTGTTCCTCCAGTAGTGCctaaaccaccaccaacaccattGCCACCAGTGGTACCAATACCCCCAGTGGTGCctaaaccaccaccaacaccaatatCACCGGTGGTGCCAAACCCACCAGTTGTTCCAAAGCCACCTCCAACTGAAACCCCTtgtcctccaccaccaccacctgaAACCCCATgtcctccaccacctcctatTGTGACTCCACCACCACAAGAAACATGTCCCATTGACACTCTAAAGCTAGGTGCATGTGTGGACGTGTTAGGTGGGCTTGTTCACATAGGAATTGGTAGTAGCGCTAAGGATGCATGCTGTCCAGTGCTACAAGGACTTGTGGACCTGGATGCTGCTGTATGCCTTTGCACCACTATAAAAGCTAAGCTTTTGAATATTAGTATCGTCATTCCCATTGCTCTTGAAGTCCTAGTTGATTGTGGCAAGACTCCACCACAAGGGTTCAAATGTGCCTAA
- the LOC126721052 gene encoding 36.4 kDa proline-rich protein-like isoform X4, with protein sequence MAKCTSPILLILLLNFGTLLTSLALPYCPPPEYPPKFPPQPPHVKPPVKPPHVKPPVKPPHVKPPVKPPHVKPPVKPPHVKPPVKPPHVKPPVKPPHVKPPVKPPHVKPPVKPPHVKPPVKPPHPPKPPVYPPKPPVYPPKPPVYPPKPPVYPPKPPVYPPKPPVLPPKPPVYPPKPPVYPPKPPVLPPKPPVYPPKPPVFPPKPPVLPPKPPVFPPKPPVLPPKPPVYPPYVPNPPVVPPVVPKPPPTPLPPVVPIPPVVPKPPPTPISPVVPNPPVVPKPPPTETPCPPPPPPETPCPPPPPIVTPPPQETCPIDTLKLGACVDVLGGLVHIGIGSSAKDACCPVLQGLVDLDAAVCLCTTIKAKLLNISIVIPIALEVLVDCGKTPPQGFKCA encoded by the exons ATGGCAAAGTGTACTTCGCCTATACTCTTAATCCTCCTACTAAACTTTGGTACATTGCTCACTTCTCTTGCTTTACCTTACTGTCCTCCTCCCGAATACCCACCAAAGTTCCCACCCCAACCACCACATGTTAAACCACCAGTAAAACCACCACATGTTAAGCCTCCAGTGAAGCCACCCCATGTTAAACCACCAGTAAAACCACCCCATGTTAAGCCTCCAGTGAAGCCACCCCATGTTAAGCCACCAGTAAAACCACCACATGTTAAGCCTCCAGTGAAGCCACCCCATGTTAAACCACCAGTAAAGCCACCCCATGTTAAGCCACCAGTAAAGCCACCGCACGTTAAGCCACCAGTAAAGCCACCCCACCCACCCAAACCTCCAGTATATCCCCCCAAGCCACCAGTATATCCCCCCAAACCTCCAGTATATCCACCCAAACCTCCAGTATATCCACCCAAACCACCAGTATATCCACCCAAGCCAC CTGTACTTCCACCCAAGCCACCAGTATATCCACCCAAACCACCGGTATATCCCCCCAAACCTCCAGTACTTCCACCCAAGCCACCTGTATATCCACCCAAGCCTCCTGTATTTCCACCTAAGCCTCCAGTACTTCCACCCAAGCCTCCTGTATTTCCACCTAAACCTCCAGTACTTCCACCTAAGCCTCCAGTATATCCACCTTATGTCCCCAATCCACCAGTTGTTCCTCCAGTAGTGCctaaaccaccaccaacaccattGCCACCAGTGGTACCAATACCCCCAGTGGTGCctaaaccaccaccaacaccaatatCACCGGTGGTGCCAAACCCACCAGTTGTTCCAAAGCCACCTCCAACTGAAACCCCTtgtcctccaccaccaccacctgaAACCCCATgtcctccaccacctcctatTGTGACTCCACCACCACAAGAAACATGTCCCATTGACACTCTAAAGCTAGGTGCATGTGTGGACGTGTTAGGTGGGCTTGTTCACATAGGAATTGGTAGTAGCGCTAAGGATGCATGCTGTCCAGTGCTACAAGGACTTGTGGACCTGGATGCTGCTGTATGCCTTTGCACCACTATAAAAGCTAAGCTTTTGAATATTAGTATCGTCATTCCCATTGCTCTTGAAGTCCTAGTTGATTGTGGCAAGACTCCACCACAAGGGTTCAAATGTGCCTAA
- the LOC126721052 gene encoding 36.4 kDa proline-rich protein-like isoform X8 has protein sequence MAKCTSPILLILLLNFGTLLTSLALPYCPPPEYPPKFPPQPPHVKPPVKPPHVKPPVKPPHVKPPVKPPHVKPPVKPPHVKPPVKPPHVKPPVKPPHVKPPVKPPHVKPPVKPPHVKPPVKPPHPPKPPVYPPKPPVYPPKPPVYPPKPPVLPPKPPVYPPKPPVYPPKPPVLPPKPPVYPPKPPVFPPKPPVLPPKPPVFPPKPPVLPPKPPVYPPYVPNPPVVPPVVPKPPPTPLPPVVPIPPVVPKPPPTPISPVVPNPPVVPKPPPTETPCPPPPPPETPCPPPPPIVTPPPQETCPIDTLKLGACVDVLGGLVHIGIGSSAKDACCPVLQGLVDLDAAVCLCTTIKAKLLNISIVIPIALEVLVDCGKTPPQGFKCA, from the exons ATGGCAAAGTGTACTTCGCCTATACTCTTAATCCTCCTACTAAACTTTGGTACATTGCTCACTTCTCTTGCTTTACCTTACTGTCCTCCTCCCGAATACCCACCAAAGTTCCCACCCCAACCACCACATGTTAAACCACCAGTAAAACCACCACATGTTAAGCCTCCAGTGAAGCCACCCCATGTTAAACCACCAGTAAAACCACCCCATGTTAAGCCTCCAGTGAAGCCACCCCATGTTAAGCCACCAGTAAAACCACCACATGTTAAGCCTCCAGTGAAGCCACCCCATGTTAAACCACCAGTAAAGCCACCCCATGTTAAGCCACCAGTAAAGCCACCGCACGTTAAGCCACCAGTAAAGCCACCCCACCCACCCAAACCTCCAGTATATCCCCCCAAGCCACCAGTATATCCCCCCAAAC CACCAGTATATCCACCCAAGCCAC CTGTACTTCCACCCAAGCCACCAGTATATCCACCCAAACCACCGGTATATCCCCCCAAACCTCCAGTACTTCCACCCAAGCCACCTGTATATCCACCCAAGCCTCCTGTATTTCCACCTAAGCCTCCAGTACTTCCACCCAAGCCTCCTGTATTTCCACCTAAACCTCCAGTACTTCCACCTAAGCCTCCAGTATATCCACCTTATGTCCCCAATCCACCAGTTGTTCCTCCAGTAGTGCctaaaccaccaccaacaccattGCCACCAGTGGTACCAATACCCCCAGTGGTGCctaaaccaccaccaacaccaatatCACCGGTGGTGCCAAACCCACCAGTTGTTCCAAAGCCACCTCCAACTGAAACCCCTtgtcctccaccaccaccacctgaAACCCCATgtcctccaccacctcctatTGTGACTCCACCACCACAAGAAACATGTCCCATTGACACTCTAAAGCTAGGTGCATGTGTGGACGTGTTAGGTGGGCTTGTTCACATAGGAATTGGTAGTAGCGCTAAGGATGCATGCTGTCCAGTGCTACAAGGACTTGTGGACCTGGATGCTGCTGTATGCCTTTGCACCACTATAAAAGCTAAGCTTTTGAATATTAGTATCGTCATTCCCATTGCTCTTGAAGTCCTAGTTGATTGTGGCAAGACTCCACCACAAGGGTTCAAATGTGCCTAA
- the LOC126721052 gene encoding 36.4 kDa proline-rich protein-like isoform X12, whose amino-acid sequence MAKCTSPILLILLLNFGTLLTSLALPYCPPPEYPPKFPPQPPHVKPPVKPPHVKPPVKPPHVKPPVKPPHVKPPVKPPHVKPPVKPPVKPPHVKPPVKPPHPPKPPVYPPKPPVYPPKPPVYPPKPPVLPPKPPVYPPKPPVLPPKPPVLPPKPPVYPPKPPVYPPKPPVLPPKPPVYPPKPPVFPPKPPVLPPKPPVFPPKPPVLPPKPPVYPPYVPNPPVVPPVVPKPPPTPLPPVVPIPPVVPKPPPTPISPVVPNPPVVPKPPPTETPCPPPPPPETPCPPPPPIVTPPPQETCPIDTLKLGACVDVLGGLVHIGIGSSAKDACCPVLQGLVDLDAAVCLCTTIKAKLLNISIVIPIALEVLVDCGKTPPQGFKCA is encoded by the exons ATGGCAAAGTGTACTTCGCCTATACTCTTAATCCTCCTACTAAACTTTGGTACATTGCTCACTTCTCTTGCTTTACCTTACTGTCCTCCTCCCGAATACCCACCAAAGTTCCCACCCCAACCACCACATGTTAAACCACCAGTAAAACCACCACATGTTAAGCCTCCAGTGAAGCCACCCCATGTTAAACCACCAGTAAAACCACCCCATGTTAAGCCTCCAGTGAAGCCACCCCATGTTAAGCCACCAGTAAAACCACCA GTAAAGCCACCGCACGTTAAGCCACCAGTAAAGCCACCCCACCCACCCAAACCTCCAGTATATCCCCCCAAGCCACCAGTATATCCCCCCAAAC CACCAGTATATCCACCCAAGCCACCTGTACTTCCACCCAAGCCACCAGTATATCCTCCCAAACCACCTGTACTTCCACCCAAGCCACCTGTACTTCCACCCAAGCCACCAGTATATCCACCCAAACCACCGGTATATCCCCCCAAACCTCCAGTACTTCCACCCAAGCCACCTGTATATCCACCCAAGCCTCCTGTATTTCCACCTAAGCCTCCAGTACTTCCACCCAAGCCTCCTGTATTTCCACCTAAACCTCCAGTACTTCCACCTAAGCCTCCAGTATATCCACCTTATGTCCCCAATCCACCAGTTGTTCCTCCAGTAGTGCctaaaccaccaccaacaccattGCCACCAGTGGTACCAATACCCCCAGTGGTGCctaaaccaccaccaacaccaatatCACCGGTGGTGCCAAACCCACCAGTTGTTCCAAAGCCACCTCCAACTGAAACCCCTtgtcctccaccaccaccacctgaAACCCCATgtcctccaccacctcctatTGTGACTCCACCACCACAAGAAACATGTCCCATTGACACTCTAAAGCTAGGTGCATGTGTGGACGTGTTAGGTGGGCTTGTTCACATAGGAATTGGTAGTAGCGCTAAGGATGCATGCTGTCCAGTGCTACAAGGACTTGTGGACCTGGATGCTGCTGTATGCCTTTGCACCACTATAAAAGCTAAGCTTTTGAATATTAGTATCGTCATTCCCATTGCTCTTGAAGTCCTAGTTGATTGTGGCAAGACTCCACCACAAGGGTTCAAATGTGCCTAA
- the LOC126721052 gene encoding 36.4 kDa proline-rich protein-like isoform X5 translates to MAKCTSPILLILLLNFGTLLTSLALPYCPPPEYPPKFPPQPPHVKPPVKPPHVKPPVKPPHVKPPVKPPHVKPPVKPPHVKPPVKPPHVKPPVKPPHVKPPVKPPHVKPPVKPPHVKPPVKPPHPPKPPVYPPKPPVYPPKPPVYPPKPPVYPPKPPVYPPKPPVLPPKPPVYPPKPPVYPPKPPVLPPKPPVYPPKPPVFPPKPPVLPPKPPVFPPKPPVLPPKPPVYPPYVPNPPVVPPVVPKPPPTPLPPVVPIPPVVPKPPPTPISPVVPNPPVVPKPPPTETPCPPPPPPETPCPPPPPIVTPPPQETCPIDTLKLGACVDVLGGLVHIGIGSSAKDACCPVLQGLVDLDAAVCLCTTIKAKLLNISIVIPIALEVLVDCGKTPPQGFKCA, encoded by the exons ATGGCAAAGTGTACTTCGCCTATACTCTTAATCCTCCTACTAAACTTTGGTACATTGCTCACTTCTCTTGCTTTACCTTACTGTCCTCCTCCCGAATACCCACCAAAGTTCCCACCCCAACCACCACATGTTAAACCACCAGTAAAACCACCACATGTTAAGCCTCCAGTGAAGCCACCCCATGTTAAACCACCAGTAAAACCACCCCATGTTAAGCCTCCAGTGAAGCCACCCCATGTTAAGCCACCAGTAAAACCACCACATGTTAAGCCTCCAGTGAAGCCACCCCATGTTAAACCACCAGTAAAGCCACCCCATGTTAAGCCACCAGTAAAGCCACCGCACGTTAAGCCACCAGTAAAGCCACCCCACCCACCCAAACCTCCAGTATATCCCCCCAAGCCACCAGTATATCCCCCCAAACCTCCAGTATATCCACCCAAACCTCCAGTATATCCACCCAAACCACCAGTATATCCACCCAAGCCACCTGTACTTCCACCCAAGCCACCAGTATATCCTCCCAAACCAC CGGTATATCCCCCCAAACCTCCAGTACTTCCACCCAAGCCACCTGTATATCCACCCAAGCCTCCTGTATTTCCACCTAAGCCTCCAGTACTTCCACCCAAGCCTCCTGTATTTCCACCTAAACCTCCAGTACTTCCACCTAAGCCTCCAGTATATCCACCTTATGTCCCCAATCCACCAGTTGTTCCTCCAGTAGTGCctaaaccaccaccaacaccattGCCACCAGTGGTACCAATACCCCCAGTGGTGCctaaaccaccaccaacaccaatatCACCGGTGGTGCCAAACCCACCAGTTGTTCCAAAGCCACCTCCAACTGAAACCCCTtgtcctccaccaccaccacctgaAACCCCATgtcctccaccacctcctatTGTGACTCCACCACCACAAGAAACATGTCCCATTGACACTCTAAAGCTAGGTGCATGTGTGGACGTGTTAGGTGGGCTTGTTCACATAGGAATTGGTAGTAGCGCTAAGGATGCATGCTGTCCAGTGCTACAAGGACTTGTGGACCTGGATGCTGCTGTATGCCTTTGCACCACTATAAAAGCTAAGCTTTTGAATATTAGTATCGTCATTCCCATTGCTCTTGAAGTCCTAGTTGATTGTGGCAAGACTCCACCACAAGGGTTCAAATGTGCCTAA
- the LOC126721052 gene encoding 36.4 kDa proline-rich protein-like isoform X10, whose amino-acid sequence MAKCTSPILLILLLNFGTLLTSLALPYCPPPEYPPKFPPQPPHVKPPVKPPHVKPPVKPPHVKPPVKPPHVKPPVKPPHVKPPVKPPHVKPPVKPPHVKPPVKPPHVKPPVKPPHVKPPVKPPHPPKPPVYPPKPPVYPPKPPVYPPKPPVYPPKPPVYPPKPPVLPPKPPVYPPKPPVYPPKPPVLPPKPPVYPPKPPVFPPKPPVLPPKPPVYPPYVPNPPVVPPVVPKPPPTPLPPVVPIPPVVPKPPPTPISPVVPNPPVVPKPPPTETPCPPPPPPETPCPPPPPIVTPPPQETCPIDTLKLGACVDVLGGLVHIGIGSSAKDACCPVLQGLVDLDAAVCLCTTIKAKLLNISIVIPIALEVLVDCGKTPPQGFKCA is encoded by the exons ATGGCAAAGTGTACTTCGCCTATACTCTTAATCCTCCTACTAAACTTTGGTACATTGCTCACTTCTCTTGCTTTACCTTACTGTCCTCCTCCCGAATACCCACCAAAGTTCCCACCCCAACCACCACATGTTAAACCACCAGTAAAACCACCACATGTTAAGCCTCCAGTGAAGCCACCCCATGTTAAACCACCAGTAAAACCACCCCATGTTAAGCCTCCAGTGAAGCCACCCCATGTTAAGCCACCAGTAAAACCACCACATGTTAAGCCTCCAGTGAAGCCACCCCATGTTAAACCACCAGTAAAGCCACCCCATGTTAAGCCACCAGTAAAGCCACCGCACGTTAAGCCACCAGTAAAGCCACCCCACCCACCCAAACCTCCAGTATATCCCCCCAAGCCACCAGTATATCCCCCCAAACCTCCAGTATATCCACCCAAACCTCCAGTATATCCACCCAAACCACCAGTATATCCACCCAAGCCACCTGTACTTCCACCCAAGCCACCAGTATATCCTCCCAAACCAC CGGTATATCCCCCCAAACCTCCAGTACTTCCACCCAAGCCACCTGTATATCCACCCAAGCCTCCTGTATTTCCAC CTAAACCTCCAGTACTTCCACCTAAGCCTCCAGTATATCCACCTTATGTCCCCAATCCACCAGTTGTTCCTCCAGTAGTGCctaaaccaccaccaacaccattGCCACCAGTGGTACCAATACCCCCAGTGGTGCctaaaccaccaccaacaccaatatCACCGGTGGTGCCAAACCCACCAGTTGTTCCAAAGCCACCTCCAACTGAAACCCCTtgtcctccaccaccaccacctgaAACCCCATgtcctccaccacctcctatTGTGACTCCACCACCACAAGAAACATGTCCCATTGACACTCTAAAGCTAGGTGCATGTGTGGACGTGTTAGGTGGGCTTGTTCACATAGGAATTGGTAGTAGCGCTAAGGATGCATGCTGTCCAGTGCTACAAGGACTTGTGGACCTGGATGCTGCTGTATGCCTTTGCACCACTATAAAAGCTAAGCTTTTGAATATTAGTATCGTCATTCCCATTGCTCTTGAAGTCCTAGTTGATTGTGGCAAGACTCCACCACAAGGGTTCAAATGTGCCTAA
- the LOC126721052 gene encoding 36.4 kDa proline-rich protein-like isoform X11: MAKCTSPILLILLLNFGTLLTSLALPYCPPPEYPPKFPPQPPHVKPPVKPPHVKPPVKPPHVKPPVKPPHVKPPVKPPHVKPPVKPPHVKPPVKPPHVKPPVKPPHVKPPVKPPHVKPPVKPPHPPKPPVYPPKPPVYPPKPPVYPPKPPVLPPKPPVYPPKPPVYPPKPPVLPPKPPVYPPKPPVFPPKPPVLPPKPPVFPPKPPVLPPKPPVYPPYVPNPPVVPPVVPKPPPTPLPPVVPIPPVVPKPPPTPISPVVPNPPVVPKPPPTETPCPPPPPPETPCPPPPPIVTPPPQETCPIDTLKLGACVDVLGGLVHIGIGSSAKDACCPVLQGLVDLDAAVCLCTTIKAKLLNISIVIPIALEVLVDCGKTPPQGFKCA, encoded by the exons ATGGCAAAGTGTACTTCGCCTATACTCTTAATCCTCCTACTAAACTTTGGTACATTGCTCACTTCTCTTGCTTTACCTTACTGTCCTCCTCCCGAATACCCACCAAAGTTCCCACCCCAACCACCACATGTTAAACCACCAGTAAAACCACCACATGTTAAGCCTCCAGTGAAGCCACCCCATGTTAAACCACCAGTAAAACCACCCCATGTTAAGCCTCCAGTGAAGCCACCCCATGTTAAGCCACCAGTAAAACCACCACATGTTAAGCCTCCAGTGAAGCCACCCCATGTTAAACCACCAGTAAAGCCACCCCATGTTAAGCCACCAGTAAAGCCACCGCACGTTAAGCCACCAGTAAAGCCACCCCACCCACCCAAACCTCCAGTATATCCCCCCAAGCCACCAGTATATCCCCCCAAAC CACCAGTATATCCACCCAAGCCACCTGTACTTCCACCCAAGCCACCAGTATATCCTCCCAAACCAC CGGTATATCCCCCCAAACCTCCAGTACTTCCACCCAAGCCACCTGTATATCCACCCAAGCCTCCTGTATTTCCACCTAAGCCTCCAGTACTTCCACCCAAGCCTCCTGTATTTCCACCTAAACCTCCAGTACTTCCACCTAAGCCTCCAGTATATCCACCTTATGTCCCCAATCCACCAGTTGTTCCTCCAGTAGTGCctaaaccaccaccaacaccattGCCACCAGTGGTACCAATACCCCCAGTGGTGCctaaaccaccaccaacaccaatatCACCGGTGGTGCCAAACCCACCAGTTGTTCCAAAGCCACCTCCAACTGAAACCCCTtgtcctccaccaccaccacctgaAACCCCATgtcctccaccacctcctatTGTGACTCCACCACCACAAGAAACATGTCCCATTGACACTCTAAAGCTAGGTGCATGTGTGGACGTGTTAGGTGGGCTTGTTCACATAGGAATTGGTAGTAGCGCTAAGGATGCATGCTGTCCAGTGCTACAAGGACTTGTGGACCTGGATGCTGCTGTATGCCTTTGCACCACTATAAAAGCTAAGCTTTTGAATATTAGTATCGTCATTCCCATTGCTCTTGAAGTCCTAGTTGATTGTGGCAAGACTCCACCACAAGGGTTCAAATGTGCCTAA
- the LOC126721052 gene encoding 36.4 kDa proline-rich protein-like isoform X7: protein MAKCTSPILLILLLNFGTLLTSLALPYCPPPEYPPKFPPQPPHVKPPVKPPHVKPPVKPPHVKPPVKPPHVKPHVKPPVKPPHVKPPVKPPHVKPPVKPPHPPKPPVYPPKPPVYPPKPPVYPPKPPVYPPKPPVYPPKPPVLPPKPPVYPPKPPVLPPKPPVLPPKPPVYPPKPPVYPPKPPVLPPKPPVYPPKPPVFPPKPPVLPPKPPVFPPKPPVLPPKPPVYPPYVPNPPVVPPVVPKPPPTPLPPVVPIPPVVPKPPPTPISPVVPNPPVVPKPPPTETPCPPPPPPETPCPPPPPIVTPPPQETCPIDTLKLGACVDVLGGLVHIGIGSSAKDACCPVLQGLVDLDAAVCLCTTIKAKLLNISIVIPIALEVLVDCGKTPPQGFKCA from the exons ATGGCAAAGTGTACTTCGCCTATACTCTTAATCCTCCTACTAAACTTTGGTACATTGCTCACTTCTCTTGCTTTACCTTACTGTCCTCCTCCCGAATACCCACCAAAGTTCCCACCCCAACCACCACATGTTAAACCACCAGTAAAACCACCACATGTTAAGCCTCCAGTGAAGCCACCCCATGTTAAACCACCAGTAAAACCACCCCATGTTAAGC CCCATGTTAAACCACCAGTAAAGCCACCCCATGTTAAGCCACCAGTAAAGCCACCGCACGTTAAGCCACCAGTAAAGCCACCCCACCCACCCAAACCTCCAGTATATCCCCCCAAGCCACCAGTATATCCCCCCAAACCTCCAGTATATCCACCCAAACCTCCAGTATATCCACCCAAACCACCAGTATATCCACCCAAGCCACCTGTACTTCCACCCAAGCCACCAGTATATCCTCCCAAACCACCTGTACTTCCACCCAAGCCACCTGTACTTCCACCCAAGCCACCAGTATATCCACCCAAACCACCGGTATATCCCCCCAAACCTCCAGTACTTCCACCCAAGCCACCTGTATATCCACCCAAGCCTCCTGTATTTCCACCTAAGCCTCCAGTACTTCCACCCAAGCCTCCTGTATTTCCACCTAAACCTCCAGTACTTCCACCTAAGCCTCCAGTATATCCACCTTATGTCCCCAATCCACCAGTTGTTCCTCCAGTAGTGCctaaaccaccaccaacaccattGCCACCAGTGGTACCAATACCCCCAGTGGTGCctaaaccaccaccaacaccaatatCACCGGTGGTGCCAAACCCACCAGTTGTTCCAAAGCCACCTCCAACTGAAACCCCTtgtcctccaccaccaccacctgaAACCCCATgtcctccaccacctcctatTGTGACTCCACCACCACAAGAAACATGTCCCATTGACACTCTAAAGCTAGGTGCATGTGTGGACGTGTTAGGTGGGCTTGTTCACATAGGAATTGGTAGTAGCGCTAAGGATGCATGCTGTCCAGTGCTACAAGGACTTGTGGACCTGGATGCTGCTGTATGCCTTTGCACCACTATAAAAGCTAAGCTTTTGAATATTAGTATCGTCATTCCCATTGCTCTTGAAGTCCTAGTTGATTGTGGCAAGACTCCACCACAAGGGTTCAAATGTGCCTAA
- the LOC126721052 gene encoding 36.4 kDa proline-rich protein-like isoform X9 gives MAKCTSPILLILLLNFGTLLTSLALPYCPPPEYPPKFPPQPPHVKPPVKPPHVKPPVKPPHVKPPVKPPHVKPPVKPPHVKPPVKPPHVKPPVKPPHVKPPVKPPHVKPPVKPPHVKPPVKPPHPPKPPVYPPKPPVYPPKPPVYPPKPPVYPPKPPVYPPKPPVLPPKPPVYPPKPPVYPPKPPVLPPKPPVYPPKPPVFPPKPPVLPPKPPVYPPYVPNPPVVPPVVPKPPPTPLPPVVPIPPVVPKPPPTPISPVVPNPPVVPKPPPTETPCPPPPPPETPCPPPPPIVTPPPQETCPIDTLKLGACVDVLGGLVHIGIGSSAKDACCPVLQGLVDLDAAVCLCTTIKAKLLNISIVIPIALEVLVDCGKTPPQGFKCA, from the exons ATGGCAAAGTGTACTTCGCCTATACTCTTAATCCTCCTACTAAACTTTGGTACATTGCTCACTTCTCTTGCTTTACCTTACTGTCCTCCTCCCGAATACCCACCAAAGTTCCCACCCCAACCACCACATGTTAAACCACCAGTAAAACCACCACATGTTAAGCCTCCAGTGAAGCCACCCCATGTTAAACCACCAGTAAAACCACCCCATGTTAAGCCTCCAGTGAAGCCACCCCATGTTAAGCCACCAGTAAAACCACCACATGTTAAGCCTCCAGTGAAGCCACCCCATGTTAAACCACCAGTAAAGCCACCCCATGTTAAGCCACCAGTAAAGCCACCGCACGTTAAGCCACCAGTAAAGCCACCCCACCCACCCAAACCTCCAGTATATCCCCCCAAGCCACCAGTATATCCCCCCAAACCTCCAGTATATCCACCCAAACCTCCAGTATATCCACCCAAACCACCAGTATATCCACCCAAGCCAC CTGTACTTCCACCCAAGCCACCAGTATATCCACCCAAACCACCGGTATATCCCCCCAAACCTCCAGTACTTCCACCCAAGCCACCTGTATATCCACCCAAGCCTCCTGTATTTCCAC CTAAACCTCCAGTACTTCCACCTAAGCCTCCAGTATATCCACCTTATGTCCCCAATCCACCAGTTGTTCCTCCAGTAGTGCctaaaccaccaccaacaccattGCCACCAGTGGTACCAATACCCCCAGTGGTGCctaaaccaccaccaacaccaatatCACCGGTGGTGCCAAACCCACCAGTTGTTCCAAAGCCACCTCCAACTGAAACCCCTtgtcctccaccaccaccacctgaAACCCCATgtcctccaccacctcctatTGTGACTCCACCACCACAAGAAACATGTCCCATTGACACTCTAAAGCTAGGTGCATGTGTGGACGTGTTAGGTGGGCTTGTTCACATAGGAATTGGTAGTAGCGCTAAGGATGCATGCTGTCCAGTGCTACAAGGACTTGTGGACCTGGATGCTGCTGTATGCCTTTGCACCACTATAAAAGCTAAGCTTTTGAATATTAGTATCGTCATTCCCATTGCTCTTGAAGTCCTAGTTGATTGTGGCAAGACTCCACCACAAGGGTTCAAATGTGCCTAA